GTAAAAGCTATCTTAGATTTTGCTAGCTTCTGATATTTACATGTCTGTTTAAAGTCTTCTGTTGCCTGAAGGgcaccttgaaaaaaaaaaacaattctgtaTGAAAAAAGCTAGTCATTATGACTGTCATAGGAACACAAGACAAAAGAGCAGAAATGTTTTCAACATTAGAAATATTCAAAGAAATAATTTACACTTTAAAAGCTTACCTTTGTTGAGAGCACTTTAAATGTACTTTGCTCTGGCACTATGGAATGCAGAAGAACAAGCTTTAAGTTATAATCTTCTCCTGATGGAAGTCTCACCAATGCATTCAGCTGTTAACAGATAAACATATCTTTGTGATGACCACAGAGTACACTAGCTGCAATTTTCCATCCTAGTATTACTTTTAATCCTCCACTGACAACTTTTAGTGATTAAATTAATGACCCTTCACTTGGAATGTTTTAATGAAATGTCAAACACAAGACAGGAATTTCAAACTGCACTACTTCTTACTGCATTATTCAACAGTGATTTCAAAGTGCACTAAAAAATAAATAGGAGATTGTTGTTCCTAGCCACCAACTAGCTACTCAAAAAGCATGTTATCTCATCAATTTGATCCGCATTCTTTAGGAAAGTGTTGCATGACAATAAGAAGATAGCAAAACATTAACAATGGAACACAAAGATTATGCAGCTTTCCTCTTCCCACCTACTTCAAACATTTACTTATGAAGCAAGATGTGTGCATGTAATCTTGACTATTTAAAGTAGATACTAACTGAATATGTATGGTTTTGTTCACCAAGAATTAACAGTTAAGCAACACAAACCCATGTCTGTTGTCAGAATAAGAGAAACCAAGATTAATATGGTGCCAGTAATATACGAAACACAAATATAATTATGCTAGATTGCAAAGCTTCCTTTAAACTGGTTACCTCATGTCATGATAGATCTGAGGATACCAAAAGCATGGGAAGTAAAACACCGATATGCTCTTTACACCACGTTCTCCCTTAACATTCTTGTAGAAAGTTGTACTTTATTCTGACTTTTTCATGGCAACTGAATGGACTGAATGATGCGATACAGAATGTCTGTATCAGCAAATAGATGTCCTGAAAGATAGGGATGCATATCAACTAAGAAGTTATTTTTTAGTGAACTAATAATGTAATCACCTCTTTCTCAGAAAATTGTATACGGATGTCATCCTTCTGTGCGTTCTTGATCATGAGAGTTACGATTACTTGAGATTCTGTTTGGTACCAGTCATACCTTTAGAAAGAGAAGGACATCAAAACTAAGTTTTCTTGCACAGGGTTCAAAAACATGTGAGTGAACCACAGTGAGAGAAAACTCAAGTATTGTAGAGCACAGTAACATTATAGGGTTTTGTGTTAATTGTTTTGAATTTACATAGCACAAAAGGCTGAGGTTAACTACCAAGAAGCAAAAATCTAAATAACTAATTTACACAATTAAGTCTTCAAAAATCTACTTATTGCCAAGTATCACAATACTATTTTGCACTTTTATTGTGTTTTTCATTCAAGGATCTAAAAGCACCTTATGAACATGATATATTAACCCACATATAGGCAAGTCTTCTGATCCTAACTTTGATCTAGAATTAGCAACAGAACCCAGACGATCTAGAGTGCATTCCCTGCTCTAGATGCTAGATAACACTTATTCCTTTGAAGGGTTAATTGAGCCTGAATTTCAAGTAAATTGTTTGAAGCAAAGTGCTTCTTAAAAGATCTGCTGCCACCTTCTGAATCCCTTGAAGCATTTAGAGGAAGAACAGTTATGTAGCAAGAGAGCAGGCTGGGTGGCTTGAGTGGTGGAAGCTAAAACAAAAGGGACAGAGGACTGAGTGCAACTGGCTGCACAGAACTTACTCCAGAAGAGAGCAAATTAAGGTAAAATTTGGGGGCTTAGACAAATGGACAGCATCCCTTTAAGATTCCAGTTCTTAGACTTCTAGTACTCTGTGTTTTTTCACCATTAGACTTCCTATTTAGCCTCTTCAGAACTGAAGTCATTTTTGAGACAGTAAGTCATGAGCATGGGCAGCTGGTGAACAGGccgctgggggaggctagcccccagcccctccccttctgcccccctcccctgcaggagcccagagcacccccatcACGGCCCCCAACCCCGGAGTGCCAGGCAGAACTgtcccaggggcggctctatgttttttgccgccccaagcacagcagtcagacGGCTTTCAGCagcgtgcctgcggacggtccgctggtcacgtggatttggcagcatgcctgcggggaGGTCTGCCAGTGCAACGCCATCAACGTCCCTgctgccgaagccgcaggaccggcggacctccccgcaggcatgccgccgaaagctgcctgcctgccgtccTCCACAGcttcccgccccaggcacgcgcttgctgcgccggtgcctggagccgcccctgccagcgCCCCCAGTCCAGGCGGTGCTGCCCCGAGTCGGCAACAGGccggctctccccagccccagacagagccagcCTGGCCCATGGAAGAGTGCCGGAAACTGCAGGAGGCGGCCTGGGGGTAGGGCCATGTTAAgcagtttggggaggcacagcctctccccagcctatgatacccataGCCTATGGTCATGAGGTCTAGCTTAAACCTTAAAATGCAAAGAGAATGACCCAAAGCCATTTTATTACAAACAACATGTAGCAGTCAGTCATCAATTACCACAGTGGTAGCTAAGCTTACCAGTTTCACCCTATACTTAATATTAGGGAACAAGTATCTGTCAACTATTACTACAGAGTTCACTTTTTCATCAATTTATACTGTATGAATCATATATAGGAATCTCTCTGCCCTGATGCCTAAACAATACTTAAGGTAGGTACAACTGAGAGGCAGTATATTTTGCCCCAGTTGAACATCAGTTGGGATACCTAATCCCAAATCCTTAGATATTTTCTGTGAGCTGAGCATCTTCAGTGGAGAGTTCTTGGCCTGGCAATAGCCTGTGTACATGGACTTTTTAGGACATACTGAAAAGCCGATCTACCAATACATTTTCTGAAAGGACGGGTTGGGGAGTTTAATGTTGACATACTAACTAAAGTCATTCCATCTGGGCTTCTGAAGTTTCTGAAGCTTATACTCAGTGGACATGCACACTAAGCATATCTAAATAAACTAATAATATATCTTTTATACCACCAGGTTAAACAGTTTGAAGTTTATGATACATTATGGCTCCTTACTGCTTCAGAGAAGATTTGGTATTTACACAAATCCAAACCATAAACACAATCAGCAAACATATCTGATCCAGCGTACagaatttagttttgttttaacttGTGCATTATAGAACAGGCTAAATTTACAATTTGAAATAACAGCTTGCTACAAATACATATGCTATATAAAATGATTGTTAAATTATGTAGAGTGTAATAAAGCTAAAAAAGACTTACTTGATTTTTGATGGCTGAGTTTGCTGTTCTGTAGTCTGATTGTGGCACATGACATTTGAAAGACATTTAAAAGTTAAATTAGTATAGTTCACTGTATCATGATGTACTTTTCAAAGAAACATTCATAACGCTATATACACATTGTACATTATTAACTAAATTGCCTTTTTCTCCTCTTGATGCACAGTGCATTAACTaagttaaacaaatattttgaaaacaaatctcCTGATTAGTCCCATAACCATTTATGTAGGACCAGCACAAAAGAGCTTGACATCTTTATACGGGAGAAAAATAAACAACTGGAATGCTCTGAAGTCACAAGTGACTGGAATGTTCTGAACtctaagtgctttataaatagtAATTCAAATTCTCAATTCAGCCACCTTCTCAGGCAGCAAgtattacacccattttgcagctAACAAAAGACACAATGGTTAAATGGCTAACCTAAAAATCACAAAGAAAATCTACAGTGGAGCTGGGAATGTAACCCAGAGTTCTTGACTTCCAATCTTTTGCTTTTAACCACAAGGCCACTGTCCTTGTGTATAACACTACTCCTGTCAGACTTTCCACACAGTACCTATTTTCAATATGCATAAGTTGGAGGTAGTTTGAGAGCAACAGTCTCAAGGACCAACATAAGTTTCCAACGCCACCTCAGACTTTCATACTATTTCTAGAGACACAAGTTCAAAGATTTTACCATGGCACATAGTAGAAAGAGGCAACTGAAAAATGAACTAGAGCGTCAACAGAATAAAAATCTGCTTAAGTAACAGTTCATGCACTTTTAAGGCACTTAATAAATTACAATTAAAAGCAATTAGAATGCTTAAGTGGAATTGATTAATCTTGCAAGATTAATCATCAATTGTGCAAaggaaaaaatagatttgctttatTATAAAACTTATGTACGTTGATATAACTGATAGAACTGTGTACTTGTTTAATCCTTTGTAAGAGTCTCCATATGCCTGACATCAACAAAGAGCAGGACTTTAGACTAAAGTTAAGCCCCACAAAAAATGCTATGTAGTAGGAAGATTTAAGTTAGTTTTAGAGCCTGTTAATATGAAGCAACTAAGTAAAGTCTCAAAAGCATGCTCTTGTTTAGTGCCACAATTAAGAATAAGGAGCAAGTATGTTAAGAAAAAGCCTTACCATttcagtctgtgatcctgctgtaGGGACAAAAacaagttgcatttttcagacGAGCAACATGTTTAATGTACAAGGCAGATTTGCTTCTTTCAACTTACTTCAACTATTCAGAGAGATTCTGTATTTGTCTCATAACACTATTTGTATCTAGAGATTTAATTTCAAAAGTCATGCGAAAGGACAATTGCAACACAAAAGTATGTTCTGATTAACAGAATGATCGCACCTTCTGATCAATAGTTCCTAACAAATGAAGATGTAACAGACTTCTGTTATGATATGAAGGCTTTGACAAATCAGCACCTAAGGCTTTGGTTTAAGATCTTCTACTGTAGTTTGTACCTTGTTATCCATACACTGGACATTCATGCTCAAGTTTGTAAGATATTTCTGATAAGGACTCTAGTTTCACAGAAGAGAGTGATGACATTTAACTAAAgaagagttaaggttatttgggcaaccttaactgtgcaataccatactatgagaattttttcacagaaatctttaaaaaattgcCAGAAACTCTAATTTAGAGATATTTAAGGTTGGGCCCCCTTTCAAGAAGTGaatagcaaagcaaaaaaaaaaaaaaaatcactgctttttgcttttttgcttctttataatgCACGAGGGtgcttcaaatattttttttaaaaaaactctgcTTTACTAACATTAATAATACCATGTTCTGAATTCTATTTTTGCTACAAAATCCTCTGGAGAATCAGTAAAATGACATCACAAGATGACTAAAACATGAACAGCTGAGGGGGAGGAAGGTGTTTAGGCCAATTGAGTAAACAGGGACAAGAACAAGCTCAACACTTGGAAGAAAAGCTTGTTGTGGGATATGACATGTCATCCTCTCCccttcagaaatggaaaaaacTCCAACCATAGTCCTTCAAAGTGTTCCTCCAGCAAAATCAAGACAACCAAGACTTGATATTCTTGTTATTTCTTCAGCAAAAGAGaagccactggaaaaaaaatcttgaggcCATCTTTATATgatataaatagggccctaccaaattcatgcttACAAAAAACGCATCAcaaaccatgaaatctggtcttttgtgtgcttttaccctatactatacagatttcaaggAGACCATCagaatttctcaaattgggggtcctgacccaaaacgaGTTGCAGGAGGGGATCCACAGGGTTATTTTAGGGAAATTGcaatattgccacctttacttctgtgctgacttcagagctgggcgccagAGAACAGTGGCTATTGGCCAtgtgcccagctttgaaggcaccgccccaccagcagcagcgcagaagtaaggatggcaatactataccatgccatccttctgccatgctgctggtggcggctctgccttcagagctgggctcccggccagcagctgctgctctgcagctgcccagctctgaaggcagcgccagcaacagtgcagaagtaagagtagcagtaccacaTTCccacctacaataaccttgcgaccaccccacaactccttttcgggtcaggacccctacaattacaacaccatgaaatttcagatttaaatagctgaaatcatgaaatttacgatttttaaaatcctatgaccatgaaaatgaccaaaatgtactgtgaatttggtagggccctagatataAAGGATAAGTACCAGACTGACAAAAAAAGTTATGTTCCTCTGCCGTTTGCTGTTAAATTAATAAACTCATACTGCCCCCACTGATCTTTCTTTCCCAGTACACACTGTGAAGGGAATAAATCTGCAGATAAAGTCACAGTGGAGGAGAAAGCCTTTGTATCCACAGCCGACACATCTACGAAGCCCCTGGGCAACTTAGGAAAAGTAGGTTGTGCCAAAGTGTGGGAAAAGCTGCACTAAGTTGCATGCTCTCTGTCAGACTAGCCAACCCACACGAAGAATTAGTACAAAGTTGACCACTGCTTCAGACAGTGCTCTCTCACTGAACACTCCATTACTACTCCAGatcacagctgctgccagcaactAGTAGGAACATGGCTATTGCTGCTTTATCATGGTGTCACAGCTAGATAGATGAGAATGGTTCTTTTGACGAAGGAAATAGACTTCAGAGAACTGGAGGCCCAAATCTCTAACTCTCCATTGTTTTTTTCCAGCCTCGCACCTATCAATCTCGCAAGCTTCTATTCTGGGGTAGAGTGCAAGACGTACTCCAACGTCACTACAGAGCTCTTACATTAAGTTGGACTCCACGTACTTCTACACAAGGGCAGCATATGGAGTCAAAACTGAGTGGCTCCTAATATAAACTGGATTTATTTAAGATTATGTTCATTGGCAGCATTTACCAACACAAGATTTGCATTACAACTATGAAAATTTCTGAAATATCTGGATTTTTGTTCTCAAAGTCTAAACTTGAAATAGGTACTTTTCCCATTTGCATGACTGATTCTGGCATGgatttttccttcaaaaatttaaagaaacatttataaaatttaagtaaaaaacaaacagtcttGGGACACTGATCCTCACAGAAACAATTGGAGCATCTAGTAGTTTATTGTAAACAAAGGCAAGTGCTATaaacatttcagattttgaaaaaatgtttaaaagcagGGCAAATATCAAAACAAGTGCAAAATAAATGAAGCCACTCTTACTGTTTAGTGTTTCTTCGCATCTTTTAATCCAAATAGTAAAAGAAGTATCCACATCTAAAAGAGATTGAATACACATTTCAGTATCTCAAATCTACTACTCTAAACATGGGTACTATTACTTGTCATGACGATGCATAAAGAGCAAACTTGCAACAATGGAACTGGTTTGTTTTGATTCTTAAATATAGAAGACTAGATACAGTATGAAGTGTCAGGACTCCTTCAAACCAATTATACTATGTTTGATATTAGTGTTTGATTACATAATTAACTCCCCAGCTTTGTTGGGCTAGATTTAATACACTTAGAACTGATTAGTAGTTCAGTTAACAAGTCAAATTAAGTTTGAACTGACCCAAATCTAGTATTCAGCTTTCAGGCTTCTTCACCACTTCCATTTAACTGTTCCCAAAGATGGTAAACATCTCTCCTCTGTTCTTAGAATGATCCCTTCAAATACTCATCCACATGCATCCCACTTGAACAAGTACAGAAAAGCTAGTCTATTTGAGACCAatccaaaattctgaaaaaaagtttacagatgacCCCCAACTTaatgtgttttttggggggtttctAGTTGTATTAGAAAGTTAAGAGGAAAGAGAAATCAAGAATCTAGTTGTCTATTAAGTAACAATAAGATAGGGAAAGAATTTTCTAGAAGCCTCAAGTTACTGGGTGAAGTCATCGGTGATTAGCAAatagggtttggggtgcagttgTGGATTACTGGGCCTGGTCTTCACTTAACAGTTTTGCCACCATAGCTAGGTCACGTAggagtgtaaaaaaacaaaatcacaactctaattgacatagttataccagcaaaaagccCTAGCATAGACATAGCTTATCTTATTCAGGGAACTGGGTTTTGTTGGTATAAGATGTCTCTctactaggtttcagagtagcagccgtgttagactgtatccgcaaaaagaacaggcgtacttgtggcaccttagagactaacagatttatttgagcataagctttcgcaggctacagcccacttcatcggatgcatagactggaacatatagtaaaaagatatatacacatacagagaacatgaaaaggtggaagttgccataccaactctaagaggctaattaattaagatgagctattatcagcaggagaaaaaaaaacttttgtagtgataatcaagatggcccatttcagacagttgacaagaaggtgtgaggatacttaacatggggaaatagattcaatgtgtgtaacgacccagccactcccagtctctatgcaaaagaataaatggacacaaatctaacatcaggaatcatagcattcaaaaaccagtaggagaacacttcaacctctctggtcactcagtaacagacttaaaggtggcaattttgtaacagaaaagctttcaaaaacagactccaaggagaaactgctgaactggtATTAATTTGCAAACTATTAACTTGGATTTGAATAGAGACGgagtgctggctgccacttcccgccacctccattggcctggagcggcggaccacggccagtgggagccgcaattggccgaacctgcggacgcggcaggtaaacaaaccggtccggcccgccagggtaagcaccctggcgggccaaaggttgccgatccctggtttacaACGTTGTATAAGAGGAATTCAGTCTATTTGTAGGCTTTTCCAtgatgctcatcaccatagtaccaGATCACCTCAAACACCTGAATTTATCCGCAATGTATGTCTGAAGCAGGGAAATATCCCCATTTAACCCATAGGGACATGAAACACATGGgcttacattttcagaagtgattgaTATTTTCTGGCCAATTCTAGATGCCTTAAAAGGACTTGATTTTCAGGTGAGGGGGTGCTCTGTGCTTCCCAAAAGTTAGACCCATTTCACATGATCTAGCTGGGTATCCAAAAGTTGTGGCAcctaaatcactagtcacttctgaaaattgtgtTCAATTTAATCTGAGCCTTATAGAAGCTTTTAAATATTTACCAATTAGTGTGCAAAAAAGAAGTGTAGTTTCAATACTTACTGTCCAATTTCTGTCCTTCTTTGAAAGACTCTAGAGCAGAAGCATAGTTTTTGATATGGTATTCACTTATCCTGacatacacacagaaaaaaaacaaggaatTCACACTTCTGCTGAGCATAGTATATTTTACTTTACACCGTATCTGGGTGGAAAAGTAGTACATGAACTATTAAATTTGCCATTAGTAAACAAAAGCTACAAATTTGCCATAACTATAATTTGTAAGTTAAAATTAACTGGGATGCTAAGAACAGAATAACATTGCAAAGGCAGAAACATGGGGGAATTTGGCACATTTGTCTACTAATACAAGAGCTCTATTACAGATACTTCAAAGTGAATCACCAAAATCTTAGATTAAACGTGGTACCAAGTTTAAAATGCCATTGTCCAACAGCCCTCTTATAAAGATCCAAACGATTAAAGCTATGAATGCTCCCCCCAACCACTCCTCCTTGAGATTGACCCTCACCACATTAATTTATTTAGTCCACCTTCTATAAAAGGGCAATTGAGACCCAAATCTGATGCAAATTGTAGTAGTGCTAGAATGAgtacaatatatttcaaaaatggAAAACGGAAACTTGCTGCTTGTGGTTTCTTAAATGGTTACATACCCTTTTCTGAGAAAAGCCATGGCATTATTGGGACTGAGTTCTAGGGACTTCTTTGCATCTGCAACAGCATCTGTAGAAAGTCAGTTTTGCACATTAGTCTCTTACGTAACTGAAATAATGCAGTTCTTATCTTAAACCAAAGATCTAAAAGCAAAATGACAATTCAGTCCCAACTCAACATTTAGCCATAATCTCACACCTTCAGAAGTATGGTACAGAGCCTACAAATAAGCAGTCACATGTTTTTTAATGTAGAGTATATTACTCTGTTCTAGAAACAATAGAAATACAGTAATTTAATTTGCCCTAATGCTGCATTTGACTTGAATCAGGAGACAAAGCTAACATTCTCAATTTTATAATTTTAACACAAAGTAATTCACATACTAAAAGTGCTGCTTAAGTGAACAAGTAGTTTGAGGTTAATGCTACAGTTAGATTTCTGAGCTCCGTTTTTACATCTTAAATGAAGAGTGTGAAGTATTAGTTTTCTTAATTTTATGCAGAAAGTCATGCTATTCAAGTACAGCAATTATCTTACAATATTTTCACCACTCAAATCTGCTATAGCTActcatgggggaattctgcgccactgtgcaatgcagaattttgatAAATTAATGTTGAGcacacagaatttcctttttccccctacagaaatgggctgcagagatactggccaccactaggggccactggacccgGCAGAGCCTGGCTCTCAAATAGAGGACAAGGccagggggaaggaaaggaaactgGAGGGTTCCCGGCCGCTGCAGTTCTCAGCATGCCTTGAAGGAAGGAGGCGATGGCAccggctgtttctccctctggatccctgggctgtgGAGGGCATAGAGTTTGAGTGTCCAGGCTAGAGGGGGGCCACGCAGCtgacctctggggggcaggggtaaGTGTCTGGGTCAGGGAGGGGgacccatggctgggctctgggggggggggaatggggtgtGAGtgtggggcttgggggaggggaaaggggggtagAGAAGCAACTACTGAGTTGTCATAagagtttctttaactctctactcctggggaaaattgtgtgtgtgtctgtattgttacagacatacttgcggACAGGtatttaccaaaataattgaaactggagtgattatatagtgttattttgacaaataaaatttgcagaattttaatttttttggctcagaacttttaattttttgagaGTATTTCCCAGTAGCATACAGCTAGTCTATCCTTCATTCTGCTGCTCTGCCCCCTAAGTGCGACAGACTGTGACCTTCAGTCAGTCAGACTGTTTGGGTTTAAGCTGTGCATTCCAAGGCCAATTCTATTCAAAGTttaaggtttattttattttttatttttttaagaactggATCAGACACAGAAGGAACCATTTAGAAAGCGAAACTTTTCTCAAAACAGAACATATTTAAAGTGTTACATCACTTTTAATAAAATAAGGAGAAAGTTTAAGGCCTGTCTGAAGCCTAAATTTAGTAACCAAAGTAACTAAGCAATAAATTTAAACAATGGGTTACTCTTTCATTAGTGTACTCAACACATTAAATGAAAAGTTAGGACTGCAAAGCTTCCATGAGAGACCAGAAGTGATCAGATATCAGAAGAGCTATATTAGTGGCAAATGTGGGTTGCTttgattaaaaagttaaaaatttctAAGACTATCACTATACTTTGCTTGATTTAAGACATCTTTCTGTAAGGAATGTCATAATGTGGTCTTAAAGGGAAACACAGTATAGTTTAAGAGATGTTACCCCAGTAATTTTGTAGAAGAATATGAGCATAAGCTCTTTGACAGTAATATTCTGCATCATCTGGCTTCTGTTCCAAGGCCACTGTCAGCTTCTGCAAATCCAAATACAAAAATTTAACATGACAGTTTCTGTAAATCCCTCCTACAATAGAACCCAGTGTGTAGCCCACAGTGAAATGTGttgctgggagaaaaaaaaaaaaaaaaaaaaaaaaccaaccaccaccaaTTAGCACAATTTTGCTTTAAGTGAAATTACACTGGAACTAAATATCCTGAGCTCACGGGAATGCCTGGCTATTCCTCAGTTTTGATCCCCAAAGCCTTTACTTTAGAGCTAACCGCTAACAAAGTCCAAAATATGATTGACTGACCTGTATATGTTTATTCAAATGACTTTTGTGAAAAAGAAAGAGCAAACACATTTTGAATAAGTTATAGTACACCCATTCCCATGATGTGTGTGCAGCAAAGACCAATTTATAACTCCCCCAAATGAGCAGCAATAATTGCTCCCCACACTACATATGCACTTGGAAATAGATGCCTCTGGTTTACACTTTACCAGGTAGACGTTTGGCTAAAGAAGGTACATCTTGTACTGCTTTCTGAAGCTATTAAAATAAGAGATAATTACTCTCAGTAATTCTACTTCCTGAATTACTTTGGTGGATTCTACTCTCACATCTCAGCTACTTAGCACATGAATAGGCAGAAGCTTTCAAAGCCCTCAAAGTTCTTCAGTTTTGAGGAACAGAAAGGCCAGTATCATAGCAAGACCAACTGCCTGTACCCACTAAAACACTCTTTGAAGAGTAGGAATCCTGTCAATATGGTATCTTTAGTAGCAATTACACTGGTGCAAGTATTTCCTTCCCACTGGTGCAAAACATGAACTAGCAAACAGGAGGAAGGAGATAGCGAACGGGAgcagtaaatgggagttttgcaagggaattctccaggtgaaggaggagaaaTCACAAGATCCTTGGGGTGAGTTAGTTTGTGTGCTTGCTTGAAAATTACAGTATGGTCTGTTTTGGGCAGGCTGAGATCTTACTAATGAGGTTCCAGCCTGCTTGCCTTTGACCTGTAACCCTTTTTGAGATCTCTGGATAACAGGGCAGGGCTAACCCAGGGACAAGAagagtttaaaaagccagctcctaaaTGACCAGAGACACTATCGaacattaacaggcagcaggtttaaactaaacataagggccccacactacaaggatgtggaaaaattggaatgagtccagcagagggcaacaaaaatgattagggggctggagcatatgacttatgaggagaggctgagggaagtgggattgtttagcctgcagaagaaaagaatgaggggggatttgatagctgctttcaactacctgaaagggggttccaaagaggacagatctagactcttctcagtggtagcagatgacggaacaaggtctcaagctgcagtgggggaggtttaggttggatattaggaaaaaaattttcactaggagggtggtgaagcactgaaatgggtcacgtaaggaggtgatggaatctccttccttagaggtttttaaggtcaggcttgacaaggccctggctgtgattatttagttggggactggtcctgctttgagcagggggttggactagatgacctcctgaagtcccttccaatcctaatattctatgattctatgaaatacttcttcacacaacacacagacacaacctgtggaacttgttgccaggagatgatgtgaaagccaaaactatatcTGGGTTCAAACAGCATTAGATAAGCAGATGGAAgccagatccatcaatggctattacccaaggtggtcag
The DNA window shown above is from Trachemys scripta elegans isolate TJP31775 chromosome 1, CAS_Tse_1.0, whole genome shotgun sequence and carries:
- the SUGT1 gene encoding protein SGT1 homolog isoform X3 encodes the protein MAFLRKGISEYHIKNYASALESFKEGQKLDNVDTSFTIWIKRCEETLNTGSQTEMTTEQQTQPSKIKYDWYQTESQVIVTLMIKNAQKDDIRIQFSEKELNALVRLPSGEDYNLKLVLLHSIVPEQSTFKVLSTKIEIKMKKPEAIRWEKLEGKGDSPKLKQYTSDSKHLYPSSSHYTRNWDKLVVEIKEEEKNEKLEGDAALNKLFQQIYSDGTDEVKRAMNKSFMESGGTVLSTNWSDVGKRKVDVNPPDDMEWKKF
- the SUGT1 gene encoding protein SGT1 homolog isoform X2 produces the protein MAAALDPACPRFPDSDVEQDPGAAVQKLTVALEQKPDDAEYYCQRAYAHILLQNYWDAVADAKKSLELSPNNAMAFLRKGISEYHIKNYASALESFKEGQKLDNVDTSFTIWIKRCEETLNRSQTEMTTEQQTQPSKIKYDWYQTESQVIVTLMIKNAQKDDIRIQFSEKELNALVRLPSGEDYNLKLVLLHSIVPEQSTFKVLSTKIEIKMKKPEAIRWEKLEGKGDSPKLKQYTSDSKHLYPSSSHYTRNWDKLVVEIKEEEKNEKLEGDAALNKLFQQIYSDGTDEVKRAMNKSFMESGGTVLSTNWSDVGKRKVDVNPPDDMEWKKF
- the SUGT1 gene encoding protein SGT1 homolog isoform X1 → MAAALDPACPRFPDSDVEQDPGAAVQKLTVALEQKPDDAEYYCQRAYAHILLQNYWDAVADAKKSLELSPNNAMAFLRKGISEYHIKNYASALESFKEGQKLDNVDTSFTIWIKRCEETLNTGSQTEMTTEQQTQPSKIKYDWYQTESQVIVTLMIKNAQKDDIRIQFSEKELNALVRLPSGEDYNLKLVLLHSIVPEQSTFKVLSTKIEIKMKKPEAIRWEKLEGKGDSPKLKQYTSDSKHLYPSSSHYTRNWDKLVVEIKEEEKNEKLEGDAALNKLFQQIYSDGTDEVKRAMNKSFMESGGTVLSTNWSDVGKRKVDVNPPDDMEWKKF